A genomic window from Ischnura elegans chromosome 10, ioIscEleg1.1, whole genome shotgun sequence includes:
- the LOC124166828 gene encoding putative nuclease HARBI1: MVDVQQRSKVWLLGDSGYRLEPWLLTPVLGMVMPNSPEDRYNRALRRARNTVERCIGLLKSRWRCLLKHRVLHYMPNKASRIINACAVLHNMCLDRNVQLEEEVEEEIEVEEGPQPNIEGDQREGRVVRNRVIATHFS; the protein is encoded by the coding sequence GTGATAGTGGATATAGGCTTGAGCCTTGGCTACTTACGCCTGTCTTAGGGATGGTGATGCCGAATTCCCCTGAGGATAGATACAACAGAGCCCTGAGGAGAGCTAGAAATACTGTTGAACGATGCATTGGACTTCTTAAAAGTCGTTGGAGGTGCTTATTGAAACACCGTGTTCTTCACTACATGCCCAACAAGGCAAGTAGAATTATAAATGCATGCGCTGTCCTGCACAATATGTGTTTGGATAGAAATGTGCAACTTGAGGAAGAAGTAGAAGAAGAAATAGAAGTTGAAGAAGGTCCTCAACCAAATATTGAAGGTGATCAACGTGAAGGGAGGGTGGTTAGGAATAGAGTCATTGCCACtcatttttcctaa